Proteins from a single region of Kogia breviceps isolate mKogBre1 chromosome 5, mKogBre1 haplotype 1, whole genome shotgun sequence:
- the POPDC2 gene encoding popeye domain-containing protein 2 isoform X5: MSSNGSAVGQLLWSGPLCVGWRRDQEGAVYHLATCLLLLGFMGGSGVYGCFYLFGFLGTGYLCCVLWGWLDACGLDIVLWSILLATTCVLQLAHLVYRLREDTLPEEFELLYKTLCLPLQVPLPAYKEIIRCCEEQVLTLATEQTYAVEGETPIDRLSLLLSGRVRVSQDGQFLHYIFPYQFMDSPEWESLHPSAEGVFQVTLTAETECSYISWPRKSLHLLLAKERYISRLFLVLLGYDISEKLYALNDKLFAKFGLRFDIRLPSLYHVLGPAAPDAGPESQKDDKDIREPAASPSPQALPTSVQQTPPSSPAPADTNPPAPPPWVRMSRPDSSILGEDSTSLVLEDFEEVSGSESFMDYQSDGEYMSF; the protein is encoded by the exons ATGAGCAGCAACGGCAGCGCAGTGGGCCAGCTCCTCTGGAGCGGGCCGCTGTGCGTCGGCTGGAGGCGGGACCAGGAAGGGGCTGTCTACCACCTGGCCACCTGCCTCCTGCTCCTGGGCTTCATGGGGGGCAGCGGGGTGTATGGGTGCTTCTACCTCTTTGGCTTCCTGGGCACGGGCTACCTGTGCTGTGTGCTGTGGGGCTGGTTGGATGCCTGCGGCCTGGACATCGTCCTCTGGAGCATCCTGCTGGCGACTACCTGCGTGCTCCAGCTGGCACACCTGGTGTACCGCCTGCGCGAGGACACCCTCCCAGAGGAGTTCGAGCTCCTCTACAAGACGCTGTGCCTGCCCCTGCAGGTACCCCTGCCAGCGTACAAGGAGATCATTCGCTGCTGCGAGGAGCAAGTCTTGACTCTGGCAACGGAGCAGACCTACGCCGTGGAGGGCGAGACGCCCATCGACCGACTGTCCCTGCTGCTTTCTGGCCG GGTTCGTGTGAGCCAGGACGGGCAGTTTCTGCACTACATCTTTCCTTACCAGTTCATGGACTCTCCCGAGTGGGAATCGCTGCATCCCTCTGCGGAGGGGGTCTTCCAG GTCACTCTGACAGCTGAGACTGAATGTAGCTACATTTCCTGGCCCCGGAAAAGTCTCCACCTCCTTCTGGCCAAAGAGCGATACATCTCTCGCCTCTTCTTGGTCCTGCTGGGCTATGACATCTCGGAGAAGCTCTACGCTCTCAATGACAAGCTCTTTGCTAAGTTCGGGCTGCGCTTCGACATCCGTCTCCCTAGCCTCTACCACGTCCTAGGTCCTGCTGCCCCAGATGCAGGACCAGAGTCTCAGAAGGATGACAAGGACATCCGTGAGCCTGCCGCATCCCCCTCTCCTCAGGCCCTGCCCACATCTGTCCAGCAAACACCCCCTAGCTCCCCCGCTCCAGCAGACACCAACCCTCCTGCACCTCCTCCCTGGGTCAGGATGTCCAGGCCCGACAGCAGCATCCTGGGTGAGGACTCTACCAGTCTGGTGCTGGAGGATTTTGAGGAGGTGTCAGGATCAGAATCGTTCATGGATTATCAGAGTGATGGGGAGTACATGAG CTTCTAG
- the POPDC2 gene encoding popeye domain-containing protein 2 isoform X3, whose translation MSSNGSAVGQLLWSGPLCVGWRRDQEGAVYHLATCLLLLGFMGGSGVYGCFYLFGFLGTGYLCCVLWGWLDACGLDIVLWSILLATTCVLQLAHLVYRLREDTLPEEFELLYKTLCLPLQVPLPAYKEIIRCCEEQVLTLATEQTYAVEGETPIDRLSLLLSGRLRTCRLSSCGPRAQLLRGMWDLPGPGHEPMSPASAGGLPTTAPPGKPGVTLTAETECSYISWPRKSLHLLLAKERYISRLFLVLLGYDISEKLYALNDKLFAKFGLRFDIRLPSLYHVLGPAAPDAGPESQKDDKDIREPAASPSPQALPTSVQQTPPSSPAPADTNPPAPPPWVRMSRPDSSILASRTPLQSYSQVMSRGRAPLAPTLTPEL comes from the exons ATGAGCAGCAACGGCAGCGCAGTGGGCCAGCTCCTCTGGAGCGGGCCGCTGTGCGTCGGCTGGAGGCGGGACCAGGAAGGGGCTGTCTACCACCTGGCCACCTGCCTCCTGCTCCTGGGCTTCATGGGGGGCAGCGGGGTGTATGGGTGCTTCTACCTCTTTGGCTTCCTGGGCACGGGCTACCTGTGCTGTGTGCTGTGGGGCTGGTTGGATGCCTGCGGCCTGGACATCGTCCTCTGGAGCATCCTGCTGGCGACTACCTGCGTGCTCCAGCTGGCACACCTGGTGTACCGCCTGCGCGAGGACACCCTCCCAGAGGAGTTCGAGCTCCTCTACAAGACGCTGTGCCTGCCCCTGCAGGTACCCCTGCCAGCGTACAAGGAGATCATTCGCTGCTGCGAGGAGCAAGTCTTGACTCTGGCAACGGAGCAGACCTACGCCGTGGAGGGCGAGACGCCCATCGACCGACTGTCCCTGCTGCTTTCTGGCCG gctccggacgtgcaggctcagtagttgtggcccacgggcccagctgctccgtggcatgtgggatcttcccggaccagggcacgaacccatgtcccctgcatcggcaggcggactcccaaccactgcgccaccagggaagcccggg GTCACTCTGACAGCTGAGACTGAATGTAGCTACATTTCCTGGCCCCGGAAAAGTCTCCACCTCCTTCTGGCCAAAGAGCGATACATCTCTCGCCTCTTCTTGGTCCTGCTGGGCTATGACATCTCGGAGAAGCTCTACGCTCTCAATGACAAGCTCTTTGCTAAGTTCGGGCTGCGCTTCGACATCCGTCTCCCTAGCCTCTACCACGTCCTAGGTCCTGCTGCCCCAGATGCAGGACCAGAGTCTCAGAAGGATGACAAGGACATCCGTGAGCCTGCCGCATCCCCCTCTCCTCAGGCCCTGCCCACATCTGTCCAGCAAACACCCCCTAGCTCCCCCGCTCCAGCAGACACCAACCCTCCTGCACCTCCTCCCTGGGTCAGGATGTCCAGGCCCGACAGCAGCATCCTGG CTTCTAGAACTCCTCTCCAGAGCTACTCTCAAGTTATGTCCAGGGGACGGGCCCCCTTGGCTCCAACTCTGACTCCTGAACTGTAA
- the POPDC2 gene encoding popeye domain-containing protein 2 isoform X4: protein MSSNGSAVGQLLWSGPLCVGWRRDQEGAVYHLATCLLLLGFMGGSGVYGCFYLFGFLGTGYLCCVLWGWLDACGLDIVLWSILLATTCVLQLAHLVYRLREDTLPEEFELLYKTLCLPLQVPLPAYKEIIRCCEEQVLTLATEQTYAVEGETPIDRLSLLLSGRVRVSQDGQFLHYIFPYQFMDSPEWESLHPSAEGVFQVTLTAETECSYISWPRKSLHLLLAKERYISRLFLVLLGYDISEKLYALNDKLFAKFGLRFDIRLPSLYHVLGPAAPDAGPESQKDDKDIREPAASPSPQALPTSVQQTPPSSPAPADTNPPAPPPWVRMSRPDSSILGEDSTSLVLEDFEEVSGSESFMDYQSDGEYMSLVFQER from the exons ATGAGCAGCAACGGCAGCGCAGTGGGCCAGCTCCTCTGGAGCGGGCCGCTGTGCGTCGGCTGGAGGCGGGACCAGGAAGGGGCTGTCTACCACCTGGCCACCTGCCTCCTGCTCCTGGGCTTCATGGGGGGCAGCGGGGTGTATGGGTGCTTCTACCTCTTTGGCTTCCTGGGCACGGGCTACCTGTGCTGTGTGCTGTGGGGCTGGTTGGATGCCTGCGGCCTGGACATCGTCCTCTGGAGCATCCTGCTGGCGACTACCTGCGTGCTCCAGCTGGCACACCTGGTGTACCGCCTGCGCGAGGACACCCTCCCAGAGGAGTTCGAGCTCCTCTACAAGACGCTGTGCCTGCCCCTGCAGGTACCCCTGCCAGCGTACAAGGAGATCATTCGCTGCTGCGAGGAGCAAGTCTTGACTCTGGCAACGGAGCAGACCTACGCCGTGGAGGGCGAGACGCCCATCGACCGACTGTCCCTGCTGCTTTCTGGCCG GGTTCGTGTGAGCCAGGACGGGCAGTTTCTGCACTACATCTTTCCTTACCAGTTCATGGACTCTCCCGAGTGGGAATCGCTGCATCCCTCTGCGGAGGGGGTCTTCCAG GTCACTCTGACAGCTGAGACTGAATGTAGCTACATTTCCTGGCCCCGGAAAAGTCTCCACCTCCTTCTGGCCAAAGAGCGATACATCTCTCGCCTCTTCTTGGTCCTGCTGGGCTATGACATCTCGGAGAAGCTCTACGCTCTCAATGACAAGCTCTTTGCTAAGTTCGGGCTGCGCTTCGACATCCGTCTCCCTAGCCTCTACCACGTCCTAGGTCCTGCTGCCCCAGATGCAGGACCAGAGTCTCAGAAGGATGACAAGGACATCCGTGAGCCTGCCGCATCCCCCTCTCCTCAGGCCCTGCCCACATCTGTCCAGCAAACACCCCCTAGCTCCCCCGCTCCAGCAGACACCAACCCTCCTGCACCTCCTCCCTGGGTCAGGATGTCCAGGCCCGACAGCAGCATCCTGGGTGAGGACTCTACCAGTCTGGTGCTGGAGGATTTTGAGGAGGTGTCAGGATCAGAATCGTTCATGGATTATCAGAGTGATGGGGAGTACATGAG TCTGGTATTCCAAGAAAGGTAG
- the POPDC2 gene encoding popeye domain-containing protein 2 isoform X2, with translation MSSNGSAVGQLLWSGPLCVGWRRDQEGAVYHLATCLLLLGFMGGSGVYGCFYLFGFLGTGYLCCVLWGWLDACGLDIVLWSILLATTCVLQLAHLVYRLREDTLPEEFELLYKTLCLPLQVPLPAYKEIIRCCEEQVLTLATEQTYAVEGETPIDRLSLLLSGRLRTCRLSSCGPRAQLLRGMWDLPGPGHEPMSPASAGGLPTTAPPGKPGVTLTAETECSYISWPRKSLHLLLAKERYISRLFLVLLGYDISEKLYALNDKLFAKFGLRFDIRLPSLYHVLGPAAPDAGPESQKDDKDIREPAASPSPQALPTSVQQTPPSSPAPADTNPPAPPPWVRMSRPDSSILGEDSTSLVLEDFEEVSGSESFMDYQSDGEYMR, from the exons ATGAGCAGCAACGGCAGCGCAGTGGGCCAGCTCCTCTGGAGCGGGCCGCTGTGCGTCGGCTGGAGGCGGGACCAGGAAGGGGCTGTCTACCACCTGGCCACCTGCCTCCTGCTCCTGGGCTTCATGGGGGGCAGCGGGGTGTATGGGTGCTTCTACCTCTTTGGCTTCCTGGGCACGGGCTACCTGTGCTGTGTGCTGTGGGGCTGGTTGGATGCCTGCGGCCTGGACATCGTCCTCTGGAGCATCCTGCTGGCGACTACCTGCGTGCTCCAGCTGGCACACCTGGTGTACCGCCTGCGCGAGGACACCCTCCCAGAGGAGTTCGAGCTCCTCTACAAGACGCTGTGCCTGCCCCTGCAGGTACCCCTGCCAGCGTACAAGGAGATCATTCGCTGCTGCGAGGAGCAAGTCTTGACTCTGGCAACGGAGCAGACCTACGCCGTGGAGGGCGAGACGCCCATCGACCGACTGTCCCTGCTGCTTTCTGGCCG gctccggacgtgcaggctcagtagttgtggcccacgggcccagctgctccgtggcatgtgggatcttcccggaccagggcacgaacccatgtcccctgcatcggcaggcggactcccaaccactgcgccaccagggaagcccggg GTCACTCTGACAGCTGAGACTGAATGTAGCTACATTTCCTGGCCCCGGAAAAGTCTCCACCTCCTTCTGGCCAAAGAGCGATACATCTCTCGCCTCTTCTTGGTCCTGCTGGGCTATGACATCTCGGAGAAGCTCTACGCTCTCAATGACAAGCTCTTTGCTAAGTTCGGGCTGCGCTTCGACATCCGTCTCCCTAGCCTCTACCACGTCCTAGGTCCTGCTGCCCCAGATGCAGGACCAGAGTCTCAGAAGGATGACAAGGACATCCGTGAGCCTGCCGCATCCCCCTCTCCTCAGGCCCTGCCCACATCTGTCCAGCAAACACCCCCTAGCTCCCCCGCTCCAGCAGACACCAACCCTCCTGCACCTCCTCCCTGGGTCAGGATGTCCAGGCCCGACAGCAGCATCCTGGGTGAGGACTCTACCAGTCTGGTGCTGGAGGATTTTGAGGAGGTGTCAGGATCAGAATCGTTCATGGATTATCAGAGTGATGGGGAGTACATGAGGTGA
- the POPDC2 gene encoding popeye domain-containing protein 2 isoform X8: MSSNGSAVGQLLWSGPLCVGWRRDQEGAVYHLATCLLLLGFMGGSGVYGCFYLFGFLGTGYLCCVLWGWLDACGLDIVLWSILLATTCVLQLAHLVYRLREDTLPEEFELLYKTLCLPLQVPLPAYKEIIRCCEEQVLTLATEQTYAVEGETPIDRLSLLLSGRVRVSQDGQFLHYIFPYQFMDSPEWESLHPSAEGVFQVTLTAETECSYISWPRKSLHLLLAKERYISRLFLVLLGYDISEKLYALNDKLFAKFGLRFDIRLPSLYHVLGPAAPDAGPESQKDDKDIREPAASPSPQALPTSVQQTPPSSPAPADTNPPAPPPWVRMSRPDSSILVWYSKKGSS, translated from the exons ATGAGCAGCAACGGCAGCGCAGTGGGCCAGCTCCTCTGGAGCGGGCCGCTGTGCGTCGGCTGGAGGCGGGACCAGGAAGGGGCTGTCTACCACCTGGCCACCTGCCTCCTGCTCCTGGGCTTCATGGGGGGCAGCGGGGTGTATGGGTGCTTCTACCTCTTTGGCTTCCTGGGCACGGGCTACCTGTGCTGTGTGCTGTGGGGCTGGTTGGATGCCTGCGGCCTGGACATCGTCCTCTGGAGCATCCTGCTGGCGACTACCTGCGTGCTCCAGCTGGCACACCTGGTGTACCGCCTGCGCGAGGACACCCTCCCAGAGGAGTTCGAGCTCCTCTACAAGACGCTGTGCCTGCCCCTGCAGGTACCCCTGCCAGCGTACAAGGAGATCATTCGCTGCTGCGAGGAGCAAGTCTTGACTCTGGCAACGGAGCAGACCTACGCCGTGGAGGGCGAGACGCCCATCGACCGACTGTCCCTGCTGCTTTCTGGCCG GGTTCGTGTGAGCCAGGACGGGCAGTTTCTGCACTACATCTTTCCTTACCAGTTCATGGACTCTCCCGAGTGGGAATCGCTGCATCCCTCTGCGGAGGGGGTCTTCCAG GTCACTCTGACAGCTGAGACTGAATGTAGCTACATTTCCTGGCCCCGGAAAAGTCTCCACCTCCTTCTGGCCAAAGAGCGATACATCTCTCGCCTCTTCTTGGTCCTGCTGGGCTATGACATCTCGGAGAAGCTCTACGCTCTCAATGACAAGCTCTTTGCTAAGTTCGGGCTGCGCTTCGACATCCGTCTCCCTAGCCTCTACCACGTCCTAGGTCCTGCTGCCCCAGATGCAGGACCAGAGTCTCAGAAGGATGACAAGGACATCCGTGAGCCTGCCGCATCCCCCTCTCCTCAGGCCCTGCCCACATCTGTCCAGCAAACACCCCCTAGCTCCCCCGCTCCAGCAGACACCAACCCTCCTGCACCTCCTCCCTGGGTCAGGATGTCCAGGCCCGACAGCAGCATCCTGG TCTGGTATTCCAAGAAAGGTAGCAGCTGA
- the POPDC2 gene encoding popeye domain-containing protein 2 isoform X7 encodes MSSNGSAVGQLLWSGPLCVGWRRDQEGAVYHLATCLLLLGFMGGSGVYGCFYLFGFLGTGYLCCVLWGWLDACGLDIVLWSILLATTCVLQLAHLVYRLREDTLPEEFELLYKTLCLPLQVPLPAYKEIIRCCEEQVLTLATEQTYAVEGETPIDRLSLLLSGRLRTCRLSSCGPRAQLLRGMWDLPGPGHEPMSPASAGGLPTTAPPGKPGVTLTAETECSYISWPRKSLHLLLAKERYISRLFLVLLGYDISEKLYALNDKLFAKFGLRFDIRLPSLYHVLGPAAPDAGPESQKDDKDIREPAASPSPQALPTSVQQTPPSSPAPADTNPPAPPPWVRMSRPDSSILVWYSKKGSS; translated from the exons ATGAGCAGCAACGGCAGCGCAGTGGGCCAGCTCCTCTGGAGCGGGCCGCTGTGCGTCGGCTGGAGGCGGGACCAGGAAGGGGCTGTCTACCACCTGGCCACCTGCCTCCTGCTCCTGGGCTTCATGGGGGGCAGCGGGGTGTATGGGTGCTTCTACCTCTTTGGCTTCCTGGGCACGGGCTACCTGTGCTGTGTGCTGTGGGGCTGGTTGGATGCCTGCGGCCTGGACATCGTCCTCTGGAGCATCCTGCTGGCGACTACCTGCGTGCTCCAGCTGGCACACCTGGTGTACCGCCTGCGCGAGGACACCCTCCCAGAGGAGTTCGAGCTCCTCTACAAGACGCTGTGCCTGCCCCTGCAGGTACCCCTGCCAGCGTACAAGGAGATCATTCGCTGCTGCGAGGAGCAAGTCTTGACTCTGGCAACGGAGCAGACCTACGCCGTGGAGGGCGAGACGCCCATCGACCGACTGTCCCTGCTGCTTTCTGGCCG gctccggacgtgcaggctcagtagttgtggcccacgggcccagctgctccgtggcatgtgggatcttcccggaccagggcacgaacccatgtcccctgcatcggcaggcggactcccaaccactgcgccaccagggaagcccggg GTCACTCTGACAGCTGAGACTGAATGTAGCTACATTTCCTGGCCCCGGAAAAGTCTCCACCTCCTTCTGGCCAAAGAGCGATACATCTCTCGCCTCTTCTTGGTCCTGCTGGGCTATGACATCTCGGAGAAGCTCTACGCTCTCAATGACAAGCTCTTTGCTAAGTTCGGGCTGCGCTTCGACATCCGTCTCCCTAGCCTCTACCACGTCCTAGGTCCTGCTGCCCCAGATGCAGGACCAGAGTCTCAGAAGGATGACAAGGACATCCGTGAGCCTGCCGCATCCCCCTCTCCTCAGGCCCTGCCCACATCTGTCCAGCAAACACCCCCTAGCTCCCCCGCTCCAGCAGACACCAACCCTCCTGCACCTCCTCCCTGGGTCAGGATGTCCAGGCCCGACAGCAGCATCCTGG TCTGGTATTCCAAGAAAGGTAGCAGCTGA
- the POPDC2 gene encoding popeye domain-containing protein 2 isoform X6 — protein sequence MSSNGSAVGQLLWSGPLCVGWRRDQEGAVYHLATCLLLLGFMGGSGVYGCFYLFGFLGTGYLCCVLWGWLDACGLDIVLWSILLATTCVLQLAHLVYRLREDTLPEEFELLYKTLCLPLQVPLPAYKEIIRCCEEQVLTLATEQTYAVEGETPIDRLSLLLSGRVRVSQDGQFLHYIFPYQFMDSPEWESLHPSAEGVFQVTLTAETECSYISWPRKSLHLLLAKERYISRLFLVLLGYDISEKLYALNDKLFAKFGLRFDIRLPSLYHVLGPAAPDAGPESQKDDKDIREPAASPSPQALPTSVQQTPPSSPAPADTNPPAPPPWVRMSRPDSSILGEDSTSLVLEDFEEVSGSESFMDYQSDGEYMR from the exons ATGAGCAGCAACGGCAGCGCAGTGGGCCAGCTCCTCTGGAGCGGGCCGCTGTGCGTCGGCTGGAGGCGGGACCAGGAAGGGGCTGTCTACCACCTGGCCACCTGCCTCCTGCTCCTGGGCTTCATGGGGGGCAGCGGGGTGTATGGGTGCTTCTACCTCTTTGGCTTCCTGGGCACGGGCTACCTGTGCTGTGTGCTGTGGGGCTGGTTGGATGCCTGCGGCCTGGACATCGTCCTCTGGAGCATCCTGCTGGCGACTACCTGCGTGCTCCAGCTGGCACACCTGGTGTACCGCCTGCGCGAGGACACCCTCCCAGAGGAGTTCGAGCTCCTCTACAAGACGCTGTGCCTGCCCCTGCAGGTACCCCTGCCAGCGTACAAGGAGATCATTCGCTGCTGCGAGGAGCAAGTCTTGACTCTGGCAACGGAGCAGACCTACGCCGTGGAGGGCGAGACGCCCATCGACCGACTGTCCCTGCTGCTTTCTGGCCG GGTTCGTGTGAGCCAGGACGGGCAGTTTCTGCACTACATCTTTCCTTACCAGTTCATGGACTCTCCCGAGTGGGAATCGCTGCATCCCTCTGCGGAGGGGGTCTTCCAG GTCACTCTGACAGCTGAGACTGAATGTAGCTACATTTCCTGGCCCCGGAAAAGTCTCCACCTCCTTCTGGCCAAAGAGCGATACATCTCTCGCCTCTTCTTGGTCCTGCTGGGCTATGACATCTCGGAGAAGCTCTACGCTCTCAATGACAAGCTCTTTGCTAAGTTCGGGCTGCGCTTCGACATCCGTCTCCCTAGCCTCTACCACGTCCTAGGTCCTGCTGCCCCAGATGCAGGACCAGAGTCTCAGAAGGATGACAAGGACATCCGTGAGCCTGCCGCATCCCCCTCTCCTCAGGCCCTGCCCACATCTGTCCAGCAAACACCCCCTAGCTCCCCCGCTCCAGCAGACACCAACCCTCCTGCACCTCCTCCCTGGGTCAGGATGTCCAGGCCCGACAGCAGCATCCTGGGTGAGGACTCTACCAGTCTGGTGCTGGAGGATTTTGAGGAGGTGTCAGGATCAGAATCGTTCATGGATTATCAGAGTGATGGGGAGTACATGAGGTGA
- the POPDC2 gene encoding popeye domain-containing protein 2 isoform X1 — protein MSSNGSAVGQLLWSGPLCVGWRRDQEGAVYHLATCLLLLGFMGGSGVYGCFYLFGFLGTGYLCCVLWGWLDACGLDIVLWSILLATTCVLQLAHLVYRLREDTLPEEFELLYKTLCLPLQVPLPAYKEIIRCCEEQVLTLATEQTYAVEGETPIDRLSLLLSGRLRTCRLSSCGPRAQLLRGMWDLPGPGHEPMSPASAGGLPTTAPPGKPGVTLTAETECSYISWPRKSLHLLLAKERYISRLFLVLLGYDISEKLYALNDKLFAKFGLRFDIRLPSLYHVLGPAAPDAGPESQKDDKDIREPAASPSPQALPTSVQQTPPSSPAPADTNPPAPPPWVRMSRPDSSILGEDSTSLVLEDFEEVSGSESFMDYQSDGEYMSLVFQER, from the exons ATGAGCAGCAACGGCAGCGCAGTGGGCCAGCTCCTCTGGAGCGGGCCGCTGTGCGTCGGCTGGAGGCGGGACCAGGAAGGGGCTGTCTACCACCTGGCCACCTGCCTCCTGCTCCTGGGCTTCATGGGGGGCAGCGGGGTGTATGGGTGCTTCTACCTCTTTGGCTTCCTGGGCACGGGCTACCTGTGCTGTGTGCTGTGGGGCTGGTTGGATGCCTGCGGCCTGGACATCGTCCTCTGGAGCATCCTGCTGGCGACTACCTGCGTGCTCCAGCTGGCACACCTGGTGTACCGCCTGCGCGAGGACACCCTCCCAGAGGAGTTCGAGCTCCTCTACAAGACGCTGTGCCTGCCCCTGCAGGTACCCCTGCCAGCGTACAAGGAGATCATTCGCTGCTGCGAGGAGCAAGTCTTGACTCTGGCAACGGAGCAGACCTACGCCGTGGAGGGCGAGACGCCCATCGACCGACTGTCCCTGCTGCTTTCTGGCCG gctccggacgtgcaggctcagtagttgtggcccacgggcccagctgctccgtggcatgtgggatcttcccggaccagggcacgaacccatgtcccctgcatcggcaggcggactcccaaccactgcgccaccagggaagcccggg GTCACTCTGACAGCTGAGACTGAATGTAGCTACATTTCCTGGCCCCGGAAAAGTCTCCACCTCCTTCTGGCCAAAGAGCGATACATCTCTCGCCTCTTCTTGGTCCTGCTGGGCTATGACATCTCGGAGAAGCTCTACGCTCTCAATGACAAGCTCTTTGCTAAGTTCGGGCTGCGCTTCGACATCCGTCTCCCTAGCCTCTACCACGTCCTAGGTCCTGCTGCCCCAGATGCAGGACCAGAGTCTCAGAAGGATGACAAGGACATCCGTGAGCCTGCCGCATCCCCCTCTCCTCAGGCCCTGCCCACATCTGTCCAGCAAACACCCCCTAGCTCCCCCGCTCCAGCAGACACCAACCCTCCTGCACCTCCTCCCTGGGTCAGGATGTCCAGGCCCGACAGCAGCATCCTGGGTGAGGACTCTACCAGTCTGGTGCTGGAGGATTTTGAGGAGGTGTCAGGATCAGAATCGTTCATGGATTATCAGAGTGATGGGGAGTACATGAG TCTGGTATTCCAAGAAAGGTAG